A stretch of Podospora bellae-mahoneyi strain CBS 112042 chromosome 5, whole genome shotgun sequence DNA encodes these proteins:
- the GAR1_2 gene encoding H/ACA snoRNP pseudouridylase subunit (COG:J; EggNog:ENOG503P248) yields the protein MSFRGGSRGRGSGGGFGGRGGGRGGFQQRDMGPPAQVLEMGKFIHSCEGEMVVESTNAKIPHFNAPIYLENKTPVGKVDEVLGPINQVYFTIKPTEGIQATSFKVGDKFYIAGEKLLPLEKFLPKPKPPPGTSKVKKPSRGGASRGGRGGPGGRGGRGGFGGRGGGGFGGGRGGGGFGGGRGGGRGGSGFGGRGGGGRGGGGFSRGGRGGFNR from the exons ATGTCGTTTCGCGGGGGTTCACGTGGTCGCGgtagcggtggtggtttcggtggccgtggaggag GTCGCGGCGGCTTCCAACAACGCGATATGGGCCCTCCCGCCCAGGTTCTCGAGATGGGCAAGTTCATTCATTCTTGCGAAGGTGAAATGGTCGTCGAGTCTACCAATGCCAAGATTCCTCACTTCAACGCGCCTATCTACCTAGAGAACAAG ACTCCGGTTGGCAAGGTCGACGAAGTTCTCGGTCCCATCAACCAGGTTTACTTCACCATCAAGCCCACCGAGGGCATCCAGGCCACTTCGTTCAAGGTTGGCGACAAGTTCTACATTGCCGGCGAGAAGCTCCTGCCCCTGGAGAAGTTCCTTCCCAAGCCTAAGCCTCCCCCGGGAACCAGCAAAGTCAAGAAGCCCAGCCGTGGCGGCGCGTCCCGCGGTGGTCGTGGAGGTCCCGGTGGACGTGGTGGTAGGGGAGGATTCGGTggccgcggtggtggtggctttggcggcggtcgcggcggcggcggtttCGGCGGTGGTCGTGGCGGTGgccgcggcggcagcggtTTCGGCGGCcgtggaggcggtggccgcggaggtggtggtttctCTCGTGGCGGCAGAGGAGGCTTCAACCGGTAA
- the DNJ1 gene encoding Tetratricopeptide repeat and J domain-containing co-chaperone dnj1 (EggNog:ENOG503NWTW; COG:O), producing the protein MVRLSSTLAFAAGFLSTPSVVSGLSTSDIPADTPISALLASAQSHLSKGETNDALVYYDAAIARDPSNYLTLFKRATTYLSLGRRSQATDDFEKVLSIKPAFEGAHLQLGKLRASAADWDGAKLHYKKAKKAEEVTAVEAAKAAAKAAEAAAKAGNWEECLKQADDAILTANRAIHLRELRKDCAFERGAVERGIADLQHILQMQPGNTKPHVQISAITFYALGNLEDGATAIRKCLHSDPDNKVCKRLLKEEKATIKVMEKVKKTLDKGQQMTAVRQLVPTSDSEGLIKEVKDQVHSLREDGSIPKAAPNELLSRLVEMACQAYYESNSKKAKEYCEESLTLNENSFFGLLYKAKHLLDKEEYEASINTLQKAVEARPDKEDLVNPLMQKAQVALKRSKTKDYYKVLGVAHDADERQIKSAYRKLSKVHHPDKAAKQGLTKEEAEKKMASINEAYEVLSDPELRARFDRGDDPNSHEQQQQYHHGHPFGGGHPFMYQQGGSGGGGGQQFHFKFGPGGGSGFPFGM; encoded by the exons ATGGTTCGCTTATCATCGACACTGGCCTTTGCGGCCGGCTTCCTATCAACGCCGTCAGTGGTCTCGGGCCTCTCAACGTCGGACATCCCAGCCGACACCCCCATCTCTGCTCTCCTAGCCTCGGCGCAAAGTCACCTGTCAAAGGGCGAAACTAACGACGCCCTCGTCTACTACGATGCTGCTATCGCCAGAGATCCCTCCAACTACTTGACCTTGTTCAAGCGCGCCACAACCTACCTTTCTCTCGGCCGCAGATCACAGGCCACCGATGATTTCGAGAAGGTGCTTTCAATCAAGCCAGCTTTCGAGGGTGCGCACCTTCAGCTAGGAAAACTGCGCGCCAGCGCCGCCGACTGGGACGGAGCAAAGCTTCACtacaagaaggccaagaaggcagAGGAGGTTACCGCAGttgaggcggccaaggcggcggcaaaggctgctgaagcagcagccaaggCTGGGAACTGGGAAGAGTGTCTCAAGCAAGCCGACGATGCCATCCTGACGGCGAACAGGGCGATTCACTTGCGCGAGCTTCGCAAGGACTGCGCGTTTGAGAGGGGAGCCGTGGAAAGGGGTATTGCTGACCTGCAGCACATCCTCCAAATGCAACCTGGCAACACGAAGCCACACGTCCAGATCTCAGCCATCACATTCTATGCGCTCGGAAACCTCGAGGATGGCGCGACAGCTATCAGGAAGTGCCTGCACTCTGACCCTGACAACAAGGTGTGCAAGCGgctgttgaaggaggagaaggcgaccATCAAAGTCatggagaaggtgaagaagaccTTGGACAAGGGGCAGCAGATGACTGCTGTGCGGCAACTCGTACCTACGAGCGACAGTGAAGGCTTGATCAAGGAGGTGAAGGACCAGGTCCACAGTCTGCGGGAAGATGGCTCGATACCGAAGGCAGCTCCAAATGAACTGCTTTCAAGGTTAGTTGAGATGGCGTGCCAGGCGTATTACGAG TCCAACAGCAAAAAGGCCAAGGAATACTGCGAAGAGTCCCTCACTCTAAATGAGAACTCTTTCTTTGGTCTTCTCTACAAGGCCAAACACCTTCTCGACAAGGAAGAGTACGAAGCTTCCATCAACACTCTCCAAAAGGCTGTCGAGGCCCGCCCTGACAAGGAAGACCTTGTCAATCCTCTGATGCAAAAGGCCCAGGTTGCCCTCAAACGCTCCAAGACCAAGGACTACTACAAGGTCCTTGGTGTTGCTCATGACGCCGACGAACGCCAGATCAAGTCTGCCTACCGCAAGCTCTCCAAAGTTCACCACCCCGACAAGGCCGCCAAACAAGGGCTTACCAAGGAGGaagctgagaagaagatggcgagcATCAACGAGGCGTACGAGGTTCTCAGCGACCCCGAGCTCAGGGCGCGGTTCGACAGGGGTGACGACCCGAACAGCCacgaacagcagcagcagtatcaCCACGGGCATCCATTCGGAGGCGGCCACCCATTCATGTACCAGCAAGGCGGCagcggaggcggtggtgggcaacAGTTCCATTTCAAGTTTGGTCCTGGAGGAGGGTCAGGGTTCCCATTCGGGATGTAG
- the MRS4 gene encoding Fe(2+) transporter (EggNog:ENOG503NUFS; COG:C): MAQPNVVPEEDYDYEALPPNFSLLQNMAAGAFAGIAEHCAMYPIDAVKVSRAPPLSTWYRDFDL; the protein is encoded by the exons ATGGCCCAGCCAAATGTCGTACCCGAAGAGGACTACGA CTATGAagccctcccacccaacttCTCGTTGTTGCAGAACATGGCTGCCGGCGCCTTTGCCGGCATCGCCGAGCACTGCGCAA TGTACCCTATCGATGCAGTGAAGGTGAGCCGAGCTCCGCCGTTATCGACTTGGTATCGCGACTTTGACCTCTAA